TGAAGATACGATTTTGTTGGACCATGGCAGCGGAGGCCGGGCTTCCCATGAGCTGATAACCCGTGTGTTTCTGCCTGAATTCAAAAATGACCTCTTGGACAGCCTGGAAGACAGCACCGTGTTTGAAATAGGAGAACACAGACTGGCTTTTTCCACGGACACTTACACGGTGGACCCTATCTTTTTCCCGGGTGGCGATATCGGTTGCCTTGGAGTCCATGGCACTGTGAATGACCTGGCTATGCGCGGTGCAGTGCCCCTCTATCTCAGTGTGGGTTTCATTTTAGAGGAGGGGTTTCCTATGGCCGACCTTGCCCGGATCATACAATCCATGAAGGAAGCGGCTGAGACTGCGGGGGTACAGATTATTACCGGCGATACCAAAGTCGTCAATCGCGGCAGCGTGGATAAGATCTTTATCAATACTTCCGGTGTCGGTATCATAAGAAACAATGCTCATATTGCCGGGAAAAATGCCAAGGTTGGAGATTCAGTTCTTGTCAGCGGCACCGTGGGCGATCACGGGGTAACCATTCTTTCCATGCGGGAGGGGCTTTCTTTTGATGCCCCGATTCAAAGCGATTCCGCTCCATTAAACGGGCTGGTAGCAGAGATGATGGCCGCAAGTAATCAGATCCACGCCATGCGGGATCCCACACGCGGCGGGCTTGCCACTACTTTAAACGAAATTGCCCTTCAGTCAAACATTGGTATTGAACTCACAGAAGACCAGATACCATTGCGCGAAGGAGTGGAGGGGGCATGTGAACTACTCGGACTTGACCCCCTCTACTTGGCCAATGAGGGGAAATTAATAGCATTTGTGGCGCCCGAGGATGCAGAAAAAGTCCTAAAGTGCATAAAGGCACATCCATACGGCAGTGATGCCGCGATCATCGGCAGGGTAGTTGCGGAAAATCCCGGCAGGGTCTTTATGAAAACCGGCATCGGAGGCGCCCGTATCCTGGACATGCTGGCAGGCGAACAGCTCCCACGTATTTGCTAGATGGAATTCCTTGCCGATCTTCACGTCCATTCTTATCTTTCACGGGCAACAGCCAAAAACCTGAATCTGGAGCACGTGAACCTCTGGGCTCAGTTGAAAGGGATTGCGGTTGTCGGCACCGGAGATTTTACCCACCCTCAGTGGTTTTCTGAGCTTTCCGAGAAACTTGTGCCTGCAGAAGACGGCCTGTTTAGCTTAAAGCCGGAATATGCAGGGGAAACTGCTCACATGGTGCCGCCCAGTTGTGCTGGGCCCGTACGATTCATGCTGAGCGTTGAGATCAGCAGTATCTACAAAAAGGCCGGGAAGACCAGGAAGGTCCACAATGTGATCCTGGCGCCCACCCTTGACATTGCTGAGAAAATCAACAACAGACTTGACCGGATCGGCAACATCGCCTCTGATGGGAGGCCGATCCTGGGACTTGATTCCAAGACGCTTCTTGAGATCGTCCTTGAAACCTCAGAAGATGCATTCCTGATACCTGCACACATCTGGACCCCCTGGTTTTCCGTCCTTGGCTCGAAATCGGGTTTTGACTCCATTGAAGAGTGCTTCGAGGATCTTACCTCCCAGATCTTCGCTGCAGAGACCGGGCTTTCCGCTGACCCTGCGATGAACTGGCGGGTCTCATCATTGGACGGGCTCACCTTGGTTTCCAATTCTGATGCCCATTCTCCGGCAAACCTCGGAAGGGAGGCAAACCTTTTTGATACAGATCTTTCGTATTTTGCTATGAAAGATGCCCTCAAGGCCGGCGACCCCAAGCGTTTCTTGGGCACACTTGAATATTTTGCCGAGCAGGGAAAGTATCATTTTGACGGCCATCGGAAATGCGGGGTCAGACTCTCACCCATTGAGACCATGCAAAACAAGGGGCTTTGTCCTGTCTGCGGCAAGCCGGTCACTATCGGCGTTATGTACCGTGTGGAAGAGCTGGCCGACCGCAAGGCCGGGGAAAAACCACAAGGGGCACATCCGTACCAGAGTCTTCTCCCCTTGACTGATGTACTATCGGAGGTGCTCGGCGTGGGGCCAAAGAGCAAAAAGGTGGGTAACGCCTATCAGACCCTTCTTGAAAGGCTCGGGCCGGAGTTTGAAATCCTTAGAAGCACCCCCTTCGACGCCCTTGAGCAACACGGATCGGCCCTGCTTGCTGAAGCAATCAAGCGAATGAGAGAAAACAATGTTCAGATTGCTCCAGGATACGATGGCGAGTTTGGCACAGTCTCCATCTTTGGAGACGAAGAACGCCAACACCTCCTGGGGCAGCGGAATCTTTTTAGCATACCATCTGGAATTAAGAAGAAGTCTCGGGCCAAAAAACCGCAGCTTTCTTTGTTTGAAAAAGGCGGTGCCGCGCCTCGACAGGGACACATTTTGCCTTTGGAGGAACATGATGCAACGGTCGCTCGGGACACAAAGACCTCTCAGTCTGGGTCTATGACTCAAGCCCCTCTTCTAGACCGGGAAGCTGCGCCATCAGCGGACCGTTGGCCGGCACATCAGCATCTTTCCGACAACCTGAACGAGGTTCAGCAGGAGGCAACTGAACACGTGGGTGAGCCGCTATTGATTGTTGCAGGGCCCGGAACGGGCAAAACCAGGACCTTGACTCATCGCATAGAGTATCTGCTCTCAAAGGGAATTGCCCGGCCCGAACAGGTACTTGCCGTGACCTTCACAAATAAGGCGGCCCGGGAGATGGCCGAGCGGTTAAGGAGACTTCTTGAAGATCCTGGCGACTTGAAGAGGATGACCATCAAGACCTTTCACGGCTTGTGTCTTGATATCATCCTGCATGAAAAGGATTCGTTGGGGCTGACACATTCGGTCTTTGTTCTGAGTGAAGCCGATCGAATGGAGTTTGTGAAAGTCGCTATCAGGGATTCACTAATCGACCTTTCCCGGTTAAAGGCCGACCCCAATAGGGTCCTGAACCTTATTTCTCTGGTCAAACAGGTTATGCTTTCTCCTGGAGACGATCTTGCCGGTCATGTGCCTGAAGCCTTTTTGAGTCAATTTTCAGTTCTCTACAGCGACTACCAGCAACTCCTTGAGAAAAATGGCCTGCTTGATTTTGATGACCTCATTTTCAACGTAGTCAGGCTTTTTGAGGCGGATGAAGAGATGGCGAAAAGGTACCGGCAAAGGTTTTCTTTTGTCTCAGTCGACGAGTATCAGGATATTAACTACGGCCAATATCGTCTCGTGCGACTCCTTGCGCCTGAAGGCCATAATCTGTGTGTAATCGGTGATCCGGATCAGGCGATCTATGGATTCAGAGGTGCGGATGTCAAATTTTTCCACAGGTTCTCGACCGATTATCCTGACGCAAAGATGATTTTTCTCAGGCAGAATTACCGGTCTACGGAAACGATTTTGCGGGCATCCGGACAGGTCATGAGTGTGGCCGGTTCAAGCAGCGAAAAAAGAGGGGCCTGGTCCGGGATTCATGGAGTAAAGGCCCTTACAATTGCCAGGCTTCCTACAGAGCGGGCCGAAGCCGAATATATCGTCAAGACAATTGACGAAGAAGTTGGCGGGATTAGCCATTTTTCAGTGGATAGCGGCCGTGTCAATGCCCCTTGCAGCCAACAGGAGCGGAGTTTTTCTGATTTTGCTGTGCTGTATCGCGTCAAAGAACAGGCAAAGGCCTTAAAGGAGGCCTTTGCAAGGTCCGGCATTCCATTCCAGAGCGTTGGAGATGAAAGGCTGGAGGACCGAAAAGGGATCAGGGGGCTGATTTCATACATGAAAGTTGGGTTATCCGTTGCATCGGACTTTGACGTGGAGCGCATTGTCAACTTTCCTTCGAGGGGCATCGGCCTGAGGACTGTGGAGGCTATTAGGAGTTGGTGCAAGGCCACGGGATATTCTTTTTTGACTGCATTGGATCGGGCAGACGAGATCCGCGGCCTGGCTGCGCGTGCCAGGACCAGACTCATGAGCTTTGGGCAGGATCTCAATGCATTCAAAGAACTCGTGAAGGGACAAAGTGTATGTAGGCAGATTCAGTTCACACTGGACCGGTTCAACATTATGGATGAGATGTGTAAGGACAAAACCTTTGAGGAAAGCGTCAGGACACTCCTGGCCTTATCGCGGTCCTTCGGAGAGCGTTCCGCAGAGCTTCTTGCCCACCTT
This genomic interval from Deltaproteobacteria bacterium contains the following:
- the hypE gene encoding hydrogenase expression/formation protein HypE: MKNEDTILLDHGSGGRASHELITRVFLPEFKNDLLDSLEDSTVFEIGEHRLAFSTDTYTVDPIFFPGGDIGCLGVHGTVNDLAMRGAVPLYLSVGFILEEGFPMADLARIIQSMKEAAETAGVQIITGDTKVVNRGSVDKIFINTSGVGIIRNNAHIAGKNAKVGDSVLVSGTVGDHGVTILSMREGLSFDAPIQSDSAPLNGLVAEMMAASNQIHAMRDPTRGGLATTLNEIALQSNIGIELTEDQIPLREGVEGACELLGLDPLYLANEGKLIAFVAPEDAEKVLKCIKAHPYGSDAAIIGRVVAENPGRVFMKTGIGGARILDMLAGEQLPRIC
- a CDS encoding UvrD-helicase domain-containing protein, whose amino-acid sequence is MEFLADLHVHSYLSRATAKNLNLEHVNLWAQLKGIAVVGTGDFTHPQWFSELSEKLVPAEDGLFSLKPEYAGETAHMVPPSCAGPVRFMLSVEISSIYKKAGKTRKVHNVILAPTLDIAEKINNRLDRIGNIASDGRPILGLDSKTLLEIVLETSEDAFLIPAHIWTPWFSVLGSKSGFDSIEECFEDLTSQIFAAETGLSADPAMNWRVSSLDGLTLVSNSDAHSPANLGREANLFDTDLSYFAMKDALKAGDPKRFLGTLEYFAEQGKYHFDGHRKCGVRLSPIETMQNKGLCPVCGKPVTIGVMYRVEELADRKAGEKPQGAHPYQSLLPLTDVLSEVLGVGPKSKKVGNAYQTLLERLGPEFEILRSTPFDALEQHGSALLAEAIKRMRENNVQIAPGYDGEFGTVSIFGDEERQHLLGQRNLFSIPSGIKKKSRAKKPQLSLFEKGGAAPRQGHILPLEEHDATVARDTKTSQSGSMTQAPLLDREAAPSADRWPAHQHLSDNLNEVQQEATEHVGEPLLIVAGPGTGKTRTLTHRIEYLLSKGIARPEQVLAVTFTNKAAREMAERLRRLLEDPGDLKRMTIKTFHGLCLDIILHEKDSLGLTHSVFVLSEADRMEFVKVAIRDSLIDLSRLKADPNRVLNLISLVKQVMLSPGDDLAGHVPEAFLSQFSVLYSDYQQLLEKNGLLDFDDLIFNVVRLFEADEEMAKRYRQRFSFVSVDEYQDINYGQYRLVRLLAPEGHNLCVIGDPDQAIYGFRGADVKFFHRFSTDYPDAKMIFLRQNYRSTETILRASGQVMSVAGSSSEKRGAWSGIHGVKALTIARLPTERAEAEYIVKTIDEEVGGISHFSVDSGRVNAPCSQQERSFSDFAVLYRVKEQAKALKEAFARSGIPFQSVGDERLEDRKGIRGLISYMKVGLSVASDFDVERIVNFPSRGIGLRTVEAIRSWCKATGYSFLTALDRADEIRGLAARARTRLMSFGQDLNAFKELVKGQSVCRQIQFTLDRFNIMDEMCKDKTFEESVRTLLALSRSFGERSAELLAHLALEKEQDLYDPRAETVPLMTMHASKGLEFPVVFIAGCENGLIPYRRGEGDEGSLEEERRLFYVALTRAKEKVYLTHANRRQRFGQKTVQHISPFLEAIEAELKQHEKPFSGKPAAKRQDSQLSLFDL